CAGGTAGCTGACGAAGGCGACCGCGATGGCCGCGTTGCCGGCCCAGATGGCGATCCAGTAGCCCCATGCCGTCTGGAAGCCGACGAAGTCGCCGAACGCCTTGCGGCTATAGGCGTAGGGCCCGCCGGTCCGCGGGTAGGCCCGGCCCAGCCGGGCGAACACCAGAGCCAGCAGCACCGCCCCGGCCGTTGTCAGCAGCCAGGCGACGATGCTGATCCCGCCATAGGAGGCCAGCGAGCTCGGGAGCAGGAACACCCCTGAGCCGATCATGTTCCCGACGACCAGGGCCGTGGCCATCCACAGGCCCAGCCCACGGCGCCGTTGCCGTGTCCGCGCCGACATCGGAGCACCCCTTTCGTGAGGAGAAACCCCCTACCTTGATGCTCCCGGAAGCGAGCCAAGCTCGGTAGGGCCGGACGACCCGTCACGTTCGGGCTGTGCGCGCGCCGCCGGTTGGCGACCGGCCTCACATCCCGACCGTAGCCCGTCGATCCCCCTTCGAGGGCCGCCCGGCCCCCCGCCAGGGTGCCGTCCAGCCCTTCGCCGGGCGGCCCGGCCCGGCTAGCGTCGAGACGATGTCAGAAGACCCTGCTTCGCTGGAGGTGCACGATGAGGCGCACCGTGCAGGACGTGATGACCAGGGAGGTCGTGGCCGTGCCGGGCCCGACGCCCTTCAAGGAGCTGGTCCGGCTGCTGAACGAGCACCGGGTCACGGCCGTGCCGGTGCTGGACGACACCGGACGGATGGTGGTCGGGGTCGTCTCCGAGTCCGACCTCGCGCTGAAGGAGGTCGCACCGCTGCGCGAGGCCCACACCCCCGCCTTCGAGACCATCCAGCTCCGCGGCGAACGCGCCAAGGCCGCCAGCCTGACCGCCGCCGAGCTCATGACGGCCCCGGCGGTCACCGTCGGCCCCGAGGAGCTGGTCGCGGCCGCGGCCAGGCGCATGTACGACCGCGACGTCAAGCGGCTGCCGGTGGTCGACCACAGCGGCGCCCTGGTGGGCATCGTCACCCGGGCGGACCTGCTGAAGGTGTTCCTCCGGTCCGACGAGGAGGTCCGCTTCGACGTCCTCGACCACGTGATCGGCGACCTGGTGCCGCTGCCCCCGGGCGCGGTCGAGGTCGAGGTCAGCGACGGGGTCGTCCGCCTGACCGGCCGCGTCCGCCGCCGCAGCCAGGCTCTGACCCTGG
The DNA window shown above is from Actinomycetota bacterium and carries:
- a CDS encoding amino acid permease, which translates into the protein MSARTRQRRRGLGLWMATALVVGNMIGSGVFLLPSSLASYGGISIVAWLLTTAGAVLLALVFARLGRAYPRTGGPYAYSRKAFGDFVGFQTAWGYWIAIWAGNAAIAVAFVSYL
- a CDS encoding CBS domain-containing protein is translated as MRRTVQDVMTREVVAVPGPTPFKELVRLLNEHRVTAVPVLDDTGRMVVGVVSESDLALKEVAPLREAHTPAFETIQLRGERAKAASLTAAELMTAPAVTVGPEELVAAAARRMYDRDVKRLPVVDHSGALVGIVTRADLLKVFLRSDEEVRFDVLDHVIGDLVPLPPGAVEVEVSDGVVRLTGRVRRRSQALTLEKVTGAVDGVVAVESRLTWQVDDVDVQPVPPEPAPLG